Proteins encoded within one genomic window of Streptomyces kaniharaensis:
- a CDS encoding RluA family pseudouridine synthase, whose amino-acid sequence MSTAAQIRSLPVPDGLEGERLDAALARMFGFSRTKAAELAADGKVTLDGATAGKSDRVTAGSWLEVEIPAPAAPVQIVAEPVDGMRIVHDDEDIVLVDKPVGVAAHPSPGWTGPTVIGGLAAAGYRISTSGAAERQGIVHRLDVGTSGLMVVAKSERAYTDLKRQFHDRVTEKRYHTLVQGHPDPLSGTVDAPIGRHPSSDWKWAVTRDGKPSVTHYDLIEAYRAASLLDVKLETGRTHQIRVHMSALRHPCVGDLTYGADPTLAKRLGLTRQWLHAVSLGFEHPADGQWVEFSSDYPADLRKALDIISAES is encoded by the coding sequence GTGAGTACCGCAGCGCAGATCCGCAGCCTCCCCGTTCCCGACGGCCTGGAGGGCGAGCGTCTCGACGCCGCCCTCGCCCGGATGTTCGGCTTCTCCCGGACCAAGGCCGCCGAGCTGGCCGCCGACGGCAAGGTGACGCTCGACGGCGCCACGGCCGGCAAGTCGGACCGGGTCACCGCCGGCTCCTGGCTGGAGGTCGAGATCCCCGCCCCCGCGGCCCCGGTGCAGATCGTCGCCGAGCCGGTCGACGGCATGCGCATCGTCCATGACGACGAGGACATCGTGCTCGTCGACAAGCCCGTCGGCGTCGCCGCGCACCCCAGCCCCGGCTGGACCGGCCCCACCGTCATCGGCGGGCTCGCCGCGGCCGGCTACCGGATCTCCACGTCCGGCGCCGCCGAGCGCCAGGGCATCGTGCACCGCCTCGACGTCGGCACCTCCGGGCTGATGGTCGTCGCCAAGTCCGAGCGCGCGTACACCGACCTGAAGCGGCAGTTCCACGACCGCGTCACCGAGAAGCGGTACCACACCCTCGTCCAGGGGCACCCGGACCCGCTGAGCGGGACCGTCGACGCGCCCATCGGCCGGCACCCCAGCTCGGACTGGAAGTGGGCGGTCACGCGGGACGGCAAGCCGTCCGTCACGCACTACGACCTGATCGAGGCGTACCGGGCCGCCTCGCTGCTGGACGTGAAGCTGGAGACCGGCCGCACCCACCAGATCCGGGTGCACATGTCCGCGCTGCGGCACCCGTGCGTGGGCGACCTGACGTACGGCGCCGACCCGACGCTCGCCAAGCGGCTCGGGCTGACCCGCCAGTGGCTGCACGCCGTCTCGCTCGGCTTCGAGCACCCGGCGGACGGGCAGTGGGTGGAGTTCTCCAGCGACTACCCGGCCGACCTGCGCAAGGCGCTCGACATCATCTCGGCGGAGAGCTGA
- the lspA gene encoding signal peptidase II — protein MAEPAEAAPVTGATAAERPKGPRRIGVLLVVAVLAFLIDLGSKLLVVARLENHAAIKVIGDVVTLQVIRNSGAAFGMGQALTVVFTMIAAAVIVVIWRIARRLYSLPWAIALGLLLGGALGNLTDRLFRAPGVFRGHVVDFISVQHFAVFNLADSAIVCGGILVVLLSFRGSNPDGTVHQAEKKPEKSEK, from the coding sequence GTGGCCGAGCCAGCCGAGGCGGCTCCCGTGACTGGCGCGACGGCGGCGGAGCGGCCCAAGGGTCCGCGGCGGATCGGCGTTCTGCTGGTCGTCGCCGTGCTCGCGTTCCTGATCGACCTCGGCAGCAAGCTGCTGGTCGTCGCCCGGCTGGAGAACCACGCGGCGATCAAGGTGATCGGCGACGTCGTCACGCTCCAGGTGATCCGCAACTCCGGCGCCGCCTTCGGCATGGGTCAGGCGCTCACCGTCGTCTTCACCATGATCGCCGCGGCCGTCATCGTGGTGATCTGGCGCATCGCCCGCCGCCTGTACAGCCTGCCCTGGGCGATCGCGCTCGGACTGCTGCTCGGCGGAGCGCTGGGCAACCTCACCGACCGGCTGTTCCGCGCGCCGGGTGTCTTCCGCGGGCACGTGGTGGACTTCATCTCCGTCCAGCACTTCGCGGTGTTCAACCTCGCCGACTCGGCGATCGTCTGCGGCGGGATCCTCGTCGTGCTGCTCTCCTTCCGCGGCAGCAACCCGGACGGGACCGTGCACCAGGCGGAGAAGAAGCCGGAGAAGTCCGAGAAGTAG
- a CDS encoding TraR/DksA family transcriptional regulator, giving the protein MTTTARQNTSIDTVTVPLGAESVDPATLPVRPGEEPWTSEEVHELHTELIRDLERLQNEIGAAEAAISGLMRDSNDGAGDDQVDAGTKNISRESELALANNARDSLAQTEHALARLEGVGFGVCESCGQAIGKARMQAFPRATLCVQCKAKQERR; this is encoded by the coding sequence GTGACCACTACCGCACGGCAGAACACCAGCATCGACACCGTCACCGTGCCGCTCGGAGCCGAATCCGTGGACCCGGCCACGCTGCCGGTCCGTCCCGGCGAGGAGCCCTGGACCTCCGAGGAGGTCCACGAGCTGCACACCGAGCTGATCCGCGACCTGGAGCGGCTGCAGAACGAGATCGGTGCCGCCGAGGCCGCCATCTCCGGGCTGATGCGTGACTCCAACGACGGAGCCGGCGACGACCAGGTGGACGCCGGTACGAAGAACATCTCGCGGGAGAGCGAGCTGGCCCTCGCCAACAACGCGCGCGACAGCCTCGCCCAGACCGAGCACGCCCTGGCCAGGCTGGAAGGCGTCGGCTTCGGCGTCTGCGAGTCCTGCGGGCAGGCCATCGGCAAGGCCCGGATGCAGGCCTTCCCGCGGGCCACGCTCTGCGTGCAGTGCAAGGCCAAGCAGGAACGCCGCTGA